One Amycolatopsis thermophila DNA segment encodes these proteins:
- a CDS encoding glycosyltransferase: MGPDELRDAGIDVVVLQRPDEIELTERWTGRRPGRDVPAVFVEHNTPTGDVPRTRHPLAGQDAIPLVHVTHFNHLIWDSGRAPATVIEHGVVDPGELYTGEEAAVGLVMNEPVRRGRAVGTDLLPAFAEAAPLHVWGIGVEKLAEHFALGERLRVRGDLGQDALHAGLARCRVYVHTPRWTSLGLSLIEAMHLGMPVVAVASTEASRAVPPEAGFVSADVNELVRAVRDLVADPELAHRMGKQAREHALARYGLDGFLRNWDVLLGRVTSGGSA, from the coding sequence ATGGGCCCGGACGAGCTGCGCGATGCCGGCATCGACGTGGTCGTCCTCCAGCGCCCGGACGAGATCGAGCTGACCGAGCGGTGGACCGGGCGACGGCCCGGCCGGGACGTGCCCGCGGTGTTCGTCGAGCACAACACACCGACCGGTGACGTGCCGCGCACACGGCACCCGCTGGCCGGCCAGGACGCGATCCCGCTGGTGCACGTCACCCATTTCAACCACCTGATCTGGGATTCCGGCCGGGCGCCCGCCACGGTCATCGAGCACGGCGTGGTCGACCCGGGCGAGCTCTACACCGGGGAAGAGGCGGCCGTCGGGCTCGTGATGAACGAGCCGGTGCGGCGCGGCCGGGCGGTGGGCACCGACCTGCTGCCGGCGTTCGCCGAGGCCGCCCCGCTGCACGTGTGGGGCATCGGCGTGGAGAAGCTCGCGGAGCACTTCGCCCTGGGGGAGCGCCTGCGGGTGCGGGGCGACCTCGGCCAGGACGCGCTGCACGCGGGGCTGGCCCGGTGCCGGGTGTACGTGCACACGCCCCGCTGGACGTCGCTGGGCCTGTCGCTGATCGAGGCGATGCACCTGGGGATGCCGGTGGTGGCGGTGGCCAGCACCGAAGCGTCGCGTGCGGTACCCCCCGAGGCGGGCTTCGTCTCGGCGGATGTGAACGAGCTGGTGCGAGCGGTCCGGGACCTGGTGGCCGATCCCGAACTCGCGCACCGGATGGGCAAGCAGGCGCGCGAGCACGCGCTCGCGCGCTACGGCCTGGACGGGTTTCTGCGGAACTGGGACGTCCTGCTCGGCCGGGTGACGAGTGGAGGTAGCGCATGA
- a CDS encoding UDP-glucuronic acid decarboxylase family protein — MREHAVVTGGAGFVGSHVCDRLLAAGADVTCVDNFSTGDAGNIAHLKTEPRFRFVEADVSRGFDVPGPVDLVMHLASPASPRDYERLPVETLQTGAAGTNHALDLAQAHGARFVLTSTSEVYGDPRQHPQRETYWGNVNPVGPRSVYDEAKRYAEALTTAYRRARGVNTGIARLFNTYGPRMRADDGRAIPTFIRQILTGEPVTVAGAGTQTRSLCFVDDTVAGLLALAESDFPGPVNLGNPRELEIRELVDEIQRLAGTSVPVRHIPAPVDDPQRRCPDIGLAQRELGWQPRVELHDGLRRTLEWFATRLSPV, encoded by the coding sequence ATGCGCGAGCATGCCGTCGTCACGGGAGGAGCGGGCTTCGTCGGCTCCCACGTGTGCGACCGCCTGCTCGCTGCCGGTGCCGACGTCACCTGTGTCGACAACTTCTCCACCGGCGACGCCGGCAACATCGCCCACCTGAAAACCGAGCCGCGGTTCCGCTTCGTCGAGGCCGACGTCTCCCGTGGCTTCGACGTGCCGGGCCCGGTCGACCTGGTGATGCACCTGGCCAGCCCCGCCTCGCCCCGTGACTACGAGCGCCTGCCGGTGGAGACCCTGCAGACCGGTGCCGCGGGCACCAACCACGCGCTGGACCTGGCGCAGGCGCACGGTGCCCGGTTCGTGCTCACCTCGACCAGCGAGGTGTACGGGGACCCGCGGCAGCATCCGCAGCGCGAGACCTACTGGGGCAACGTCAACCCGGTCGGCCCGCGCAGCGTCTACGACGAGGCGAAACGCTACGCCGAGGCCCTCACGACGGCCTACCGCCGGGCAAGGGGCGTGAACACGGGCATCGCGCGCCTGTTCAACACCTACGGTCCGCGCATGCGTGCCGACGATGGGCGAGCGATCCCCACCTTCATCCGGCAGATCCTCACCGGCGAGCCGGTCACCGTCGCCGGTGCGGGCACCCAGACCCGCTCCCTGTGCTTTGTGGACGACACGGTCGCGGGCCTGCTGGCGCTGGCTGAGAGCGATTTCCCCGGCCCGGTGAACCTGGGCAACCCGCGCGAGCTGGAGATCCGCGAGCTCGTGGACGAGATCCAGCGGCTGGCCGGGACGAGCGTGCCGGTGCGCCACATTCCCGCCCCGGTGGACGATCCGCAACGACGCTGCCCCGATATCGGCCTCGCGCAACGGGAGTTGGGCTGGCAGCCGCGGGTGGAACTGCACGACGGCCTGCGCCGGACCCTCGAGTGGTTCGCCACCCGTCTCAGTCCCGTTTAG
- a CDS encoding MarR family winged helix-turn-helix transcriptional regulator → MHDERLANLLGALALTVNDLALADATAAAGTSASGSAALVVLSTAPGLSVTELGRRVGLSQPAAARMVDGLEGRGLVERRPTLTRSVAVHLTAAGAGAASRILGERGGRLGTLTAALDPRERKLFADLAGKLLAAAYEQLPEADRLCRLCDRAACVAQGQVCPVGAACRAREAADEPRHRHRGDR, encoded by the coding sequence ATGCATGATGAACGCCTGGCAAACCTGCTGGGGGCGCTGGCGCTGACGGTCAACGATCTCGCGCTGGCCGACGCCACCGCGGCGGCGGGCACGAGCGCGAGCGGCTCGGCGGCGCTGGTCGTGCTGTCCACGGCGCCCGGCCTGTCGGTGACCGAGCTGGGGCGGCGGGTAGGGCTCAGCCAGCCCGCGGCCGCGCGCATGGTGGACGGGCTGGAGGGGCGGGGCCTGGTCGAGCGGCGGCCGACGCTCACCCGGTCGGTGGCGGTGCACCTGACGGCCGCGGGCGCGGGCGCGGCGTCCCGCATCCTGGGCGAACGCGGCGGCCGGCTCGGCACGCTCACCGCGGCGCTCGACCCGCGGGAGCGGAAGCTGTTCGCGGACCTGGCCGGCAAGCTCCTCGCGGCGGCCTACGAGCAACTCCCGGAAGCCGACCGCCTGTGCCGGCTGTGCGACCGGGCCGCCTGCGTCGCGCAGGGGCAGGTGTGCCCGGTCGGGGCGGCCTGCCGGGCCCGGGAGGCCGCCGATGAGCCGCGCCACCGGCACCGGGGTGACCGATGA
- a CDS encoding glycosyltransferase, producing the protein MKISMVSEHANPLAVLGEVDAGGQNLHVAELSAALCRQGHDVTVYTRRDDPAQPEEVRAPGGYRVVHVPAGPAEYVPKDELLPHMTEFGRYLARAWARESPDVVHAHFWMSGLASLLATRGTDLPVVQTFHALGVVKKRYQGAADTSPAERVQLERLIGKHASRVAATCSDEVFELARMGLPRSRMSVAPCGVDLERFTPDGEVAPRGNLHRIVSVGRLVPRKGFATAITALPAVPGAELVIAGGPERGRLADDPEARRLLELAERVGVADRVRLMGQVSRDEMPALLRSADLVVCTPWYEPFGIVPLEAMACGVPVVAAAVGGLIDTVVDGVTGELVPPQRPEVLAATLRRLLGDPAQREAYGIAGCDRARSRYSWDRIAIDVLRIYEKTLGDKVPAGVAADAAISQA; encoded by the coding sequence ATGAAGATCTCGATGGTGTCGGAGCACGCCAACCCACTGGCCGTGCTGGGCGAGGTGGACGCGGGCGGGCAGAACCTGCACGTCGCGGAGCTGTCGGCGGCGTTGTGCCGCCAGGGCCACGACGTCACCGTCTACACCCGGCGGGACGATCCGGCGCAGCCGGAGGAGGTGCGCGCGCCGGGCGGGTACCGGGTCGTGCACGTGCCCGCGGGACCGGCCGAGTACGTGCCCAAGGACGAGCTGCTGCCGCACATGACCGAGTTCGGCCGCTACCTGGCGCGGGCGTGGGCGCGCGAGTCGCCCGACGTGGTGCACGCGCACTTCTGGATGTCGGGTCTGGCGTCGCTGCTGGCCACGCGCGGCACCGACCTCCCCGTGGTCCAGACCTTCCATGCGCTCGGCGTGGTCAAGAAGCGCTACCAGGGTGCCGCGGACACCAGCCCGGCCGAGCGGGTGCAGCTGGAACGGCTGATCGGCAAGCACGCCTCGCGGGTGGCCGCCACCTGTTCCGACGAGGTGTTCGAGCTGGCGCGCATGGGGCTGCCGCGGTCGCGGATGTCGGTGGCGCCGTGCGGGGTGGACCTCGAGCGGTTCACGCCGGACGGGGAGGTGGCACCGCGCGGGAACCTGCACCGGATCGTGAGCGTCGGCAGGCTGGTGCCGCGCAAGGGTTTCGCGACGGCGATCACCGCGCTGCCCGCCGTGCCGGGCGCCGAGCTGGTCATCGCGGGCGGTCCCGAGCGGGGGCGGCTGGCCGACGACCCGGAGGCGCGGCGCCTGCTGGAGCTGGCCGAGCGGGTCGGGGTCGCCGACCGCGTGCGGCTGATGGGGCAGGTGTCCCGCGACGAGATGCCGGCACTGCTGCGCTCGGCGGACCTGGTCGTGTGCACGCCGTGGTACGAGCCGTTCGGGATCGTGCCGCTGGAGGCCATGGCGTGCGGCGTCCCGGTGGTGGCGGCCGCGGTCGGCGGCCTGATCGACACCGTGGTCGACGGCGTCACCGGTGAACTGGTGCCGCCGCAGCGGCCCGAGGTGCTCGCGGCGACCCTGCGCCGTCTGCTGGGTGACCCGGCCCAGCGCGAGGCCTACGGCATCGCCGGCTGCGACCGGGCCCGGTCGCGGTACTCGTGGGACCGCATCGCGATCGACGTGCTGCGCATCTACGAAAAGACGCTGGGGGACAAGGTTCCGGCCGGCGTCGCGGCCGACGCCGCGATCAGCCAGGCCTGA
- a CDS encoding DUF4383 domain-containing protein, translating into MTTSPIKEVRNMAEHTTGRAPLAQGFALLVGVVFLVLGIAGFATSGELLGFHTGTLLDVVRTAVGVLALSAARRGPSARIIGLVVFFGLLGVTVWGLLSAGTGDPADVRRIFDPSWADNALHAVVAVLGLVIFLIPARTRKAERV; encoded by the coding sequence GTGACCACGAGTCCGATCAAGGAGGTCCGCAACATGGCTGAGCACACGACGGGGCGGGCGCCGCTGGCCCAGGGTTTCGCGCTGCTGGTGGGCGTGGTGTTCCTGGTGCTGGGGATCGCGGGGTTCGCCACGTCCGGGGAGCTGCTCGGATTCCACACCGGGACACTGCTCGACGTGGTGCGCACCGCTGTCGGGGTGCTCGCGCTGAGCGCGGCGCGCAGGGGTCCGTCCGCCCGGATCATCGGGCTGGTGGTCTTCTTCGGACTGCTGGGCGTCACGGTGTGGGGCCTGCTGTCGGCGGGCACCGGCGATCCGGCGGACGTGCGGCGCATCTTCGACCCGAGCTGGGCGGACAACGCCCTGCACGCCGTCGTCGCCGTGCTCGGGCTGGTGATCTTCCTGATCCCCGCCCGGACGAGGAAAGCCGAACGAGTGTGA
- a CDS encoding ATP-dependent Clp protease ATP-binding subunit: MTGFFGGGPGSPFDQFLAQFFGNAVPSRRPNAVDITRLMSDQARELVARAAEKAAEQGRGDVDTEQLLWAATQASPTRHLLESAGAKPDEIAREIDRHSGGTGKRSTPAMLAPGAKRALLDAHGIARTLGSSYIGPQHLLLGLVANPDSAAGRILAQAGVTPEAFQGAGPPGPARGRPDQRQQVRTDTPTLDQYGRDLTEEAQEGNIDPVVGRDTEIEQTIEVLSRRTKNNPVLIGEPGVGKTAIVEGLAQRISDGDVPDLLARRKVVRLDLTAMVAGTRYRGDFEERMTTLLDEIRRHRDQLIVFIDELHTVVGAGASEGSMGAGNMLKPALARGELHIVGATTLDEYRQHIENDPALERRFQPILVPEPSVADTIAILHGLRDRYEAHHQVRFTDEALAAAAELSDRYLTDRFLPDKAIDLIDQAGARVRLRSGRRPNDVREMQDRLEELSRDKDQAVAEENFERASTLRDEIAELREQLRSADTGGLSSGVLEVTPEDIAEVISRLTGVPVSQLTEDERDRLLRLEEHLHERVIGQEEAVDAVAEAVRRSRAGFAPPGRPYGSFLFLGPTGVGKTELARALASALFGDEERMIRLDMSEYGERHTVSRLIGAPPGYVGYEEAGQLTEAVRRRPYSVVLFDEIEKAHPEIFNVLLQVLEDGRLTDGRGRTVNFTNTVLIMTSNIGSELIASSTQGALGFAPARETGGEGPLRDRLMRRLRESFRPEFLNRIDEIIVFRKLEARQLERITELMLEQTKRRAHAQDITLEFTPEAVAWLARAGYQPEFGARPMRRTIQREVDNPLSRMMLRGELRPGCRVRIGAGDKGLSFDVSASVGG, translated from the coding sequence ATGACCGGCTTTTTCGGGGGCGGGCCCGGCAGTCCGTTCGACCAGTTCCTGGCGCAGTTCTTCGGCAACGCCGTGCCCAGCAGGCGGCCGAACGCGGTCGACATCACCCGACTGATGTCCGACCAGGCCAGGGAGCTGGTCGCGCGCGCCGCCGAGAAGGCCGCCGAGCAGGGCCGCGGCGACGTCGACACCGAACAGCTGCTGTGGGCGGCCACCCAGGCTTCGCCGACGCGCCACCTGCTGGAAAGCGCCGGGGCCAAACCGGACGAGATCGCCCGCGAGATCGACCGCCACAGCGGCGGCACCGGGAAACGCAGCACGCCCGCGATGCTCGCCCCGGGCGCCAAGCGGGCCCTGCTGGACGCACACGGCATCGCCCGCACCCTCGGCTCCAGCTACATCGGCCCCCAGCACCTGCTGCTCGGGCTGGTGGCCAACCCGGACTCCGCGGCCGGGCGCATCCTCGCCCAGGCCGGGGTCACCCCCGAGGCCTTCCAGGGCGCCGGGCCGCCCGGCCCCGCGCGCGGCCGCCCGGACCAACGGCAGCAGGTGCGCACCGACACCCCGACGCTCGACCAGTACGGCCGCGACCTGACCGAGGAGGCGCAGGAGGGCAACATCGACCCGGTCGTCGGGCGGGACACCGAGATCGAGCAGACCATCGAGGTGCTGTCCCGGCGCACCAAGAACAACCCGGTGCTGATCGGCGAGCCGGGCGTCGGCAAGACGGCGATCGTCGAGGGACTGGCGCAGCGCATCTCCGACGGCGACGTGCCCGACCTGCTCGCCCGCCGCAAGGTGGTGCGCCTCGACCTGACCGCGATGGTCGCCGGCACCCGCTACCGCGGCGACTTCGAGGAGCGCATGACCACCCTGCTCGACGAGATCCGCCGCCACCGCGACCAGCTGATCGTGTTCATCGACGAGCTGCACACCGTGGTCGGCGCGGGCGCGTCGGAGGGGTCGATGGGCGCGGGGAACATGCTCAAGCCCGCGCTGGCGCGCGGCGAGCTGCACATCGTCGGCGCGACCACGCTGGACGAGTACCGGCAGCACATCGAGAACGACCCGGCGCTGGAGCGGCGCTTCCAGCCGATCCTGGTGCCCGAGCCCTCGGTCGCCGACACCATCGCGATCCTGCACGGGCTGCGCGACCGGTACGAGGCGCACCACCAGGTCCGCTTCACCGACGAGGCGCTGGCCGCGGCGGCGGAGCTGTCCGATCGTTACCTGACCGACCGGTTCCTGCCGGACAAGGCGATCGACCTGATCGACCAGGCCGGCGCGCGGGTGCGGCTGCGGTCGGGCCGCCGTCCCAACGACGTGCGCGAGATGCAGGACCGGCTGGAGGAACTGTCCCGCGACAAGGACCAGGCCGTCGCCGAAGAGAACTTCGAACGCGCCTCGACGCTGCGCGACGAGATCGCCGAGCTGCGGGAGCAGCTGCGCTCCGCCGACACCGGGGGGCTGTCCAGCGGCGTGCTCGAGGTGACGCCGGAGGACATCGCCGAGGTCATCTCCCGCCTGACCGGGGTGCCGGTCAGCCAGCTCACCGAGGACGAGCGCGACCGGCTGCTGCGGCTCGAGGAGCACCTGCACGAGCGGGTCATCGGGCAGGAGGAGGCCGTGGACGCGGTGGCCGAGGCGGTGCGGCGGTCGCGGGCCGGGTTCGCGCCGCCCGGCCGGCCCTACGGCAGTTTCCTGTTCCTGGGGCCGACCGGGGTCGGCAAGACCGAGCTGGCGCGGGCCCTGGCGTCCGCGCTGTTCGGGGACGAGGAGCGGATGATCCGGCTCGACATGTCCGAGTACGGCGAGCGGCACACGGTCAGCAGGCTGATCGGCGCACCCCCCGGCTACGTGGGGTACGAGGAGGCCGGCCAGCTGACCGAGGCGGTGCGGCGGCGCCCGTACTCGGTGGTGCTGTTCGACGAGATCGAGAAGGCGCACCCGGAGATCTTCAACGTGCTGCTGCAGGTCCTCGAGGACGGGCGGCTGACCGACGGCCGCGGGCGCACGGTGAACTTCACCAACACGGTGCTGATCATGACGAGCAACATCGGTTCCGAGCTGATCGCGAGCAGCACGCAGGGCGCGCTGGGGTTCGCCCCCGCGCGCGAGACCGGCGGCGAGGGGCCGTTGCGGGACCGGTTGATGCGGCGGCTGCGGGAGTCGTTCCGGCCGGAGTTCCTGAACCGGATCGACGAGATCATCGTGTTCCGGAAGCTGGAGGCCCGGCAGCTGGAGCGGATCACCGAGCTGATGCTGGAGCAGACGAAGCGGCGCGCGCACGCGCAGGACATCACGCTGGAGTTCACGCCCGAGGCGGTGGCGTGGCTGGCGCGGGCCGGCTACCAGCCGGAGTTCGGTGCGCGCCCGATGCGGCGCACGATCCAGCGCGAGGTCGACAACCCGCTGTCCCGGATGATGCTGCGCGGCGAGTTGCGTCCCGGCTGCCGGGTGCGGATCGGCGCCGGCGACAAGGGGCTGTCGTTCGACGTGTCGGCGTCGGTGGGCGGCTGA
- a CDS encoding carbamoyltransferase family protein, which translates to MRVLGINAVFHDPAAALVVDGRIVAAAEEERFSRRKHGKRPVPFSTWELPEQAARWCLAQAGLEPGDLDAVGYSYDPDLVDHGLDGVDPGWEELRTTFARRAPNFLKTALPGLDPDTVRFVRHHVAHAASSGLAAPFGDAAVLVADGRGEATSYLAGEYRDGKLVELAAQRLPHSLGLRYEDLTAHLGFARSSDEYKVMALASYGKPRFAGALGEAIAADGAGGFRAAPVDFGAFAPRREPGEDFRPEHADLAASVQQRIEQVLLDLARWLREHTGQRRLTMAGGIALNCVANTRLLADGPFDELWVQPAAGDAGTALGAALHLAAELGEPAARMTGADLGRGFTDAEIQHALDVARLPYERPDDLAATVAEALANDRIVAWFQGRAEFGPRALGHRSLLAHPGHRKNLERLNDVKGREQFRPVAPMVLADRAGELFERGPIPSPYMLFVHDVRPEWRDRIPAVTHVDGTARIQSVDRATEPLVARMLAEFDARTGIPVVVNTSLNTAGRPMVDSPRDALECFGSSPVDLLAIGPFVLRRPA; encoded by the coding sequence TTGCGGGTTCTCGGGATCAACGCGGTCTTCCACGACCCGGCCGCCGCGCTCGTGGTGGACGGCCGGATCGTCGCCGCGGCCGAGGAGGAGCGGTTCAGCCGCCGCAAGCACGGCAAGCGCCCGGTCCCCTTCTCCACCTGGGAACTGCCCGAGCAGGCGGCCCGGTGGTGCCTCGCGCAGGCCGGGCTGGAGCCCGGCGATCTGGACGCCGTCGGCTACTCCTACGACCCGGACCTGGTCGACCACGGCCTGGACGGGGTCGACCCGGGCTGGGAGGAGCTGCGCACCACGTTCGCCCGGCGTGCCCCGAACTTCCTCAAGACCGCGCTGCCGGGCCTGGACCCGGACACGGTGCGGTTCGTCCGCCACCACGTCGCGCACGCCGCGTCGAGTGGTCTCGCGGCGCCGTTCGGTGACGCCGCCGTGCTGGTCGCGGACGGGCGCGGCGAGGCGACCTCCTACCTGGCGGGGGAGTACCGCGACGGCAAGCTGGTCGAGCTGGCGGCGCAGCGGCTCCCGCATTCGCTCGGGCTGCGCTACGAGGACCTCACCGCGCACCTGGGTTTCGCGCGCTCGAGCGACGAGTACAAGGTGATGGCACTGGCCTCGTACGGGAAACCGCGGTTCGCCGGCGCCTTGGGCGAGGCGATCGCCGCCGACGGCGCGGGCGGTTTCCGGGCCGCCCCGGTCGATTTCGGCGCGTTCGCGCCGCGCCGCGAGCCCGGCGAGGACTTCCGGCCCGAGCACGCCGACCTCGCCGCGAGCGTGCAGCAGCGCATCGAACAGGTGCTGCTCGACCTCGCGCGGTGGCTGCGCGAGCACACCGGGCAGCGCAGGCTCACCATGGCCGGCGGGATCGCGCTGAACTGCGTGGCCAACACGCGCCTGCTCGCCGACGGGCCGTTCGACGAGCTCTGGGTGCAGCCGGCGGCGGGCGACGCCGGCACGGCGCTGGGTGCCGCGCTGCACCTGGCCGCGGAGCTGGGAGAACCGGCCGCGCGGATGACGGGCGCGGATCTCGGACGGGGGTTCACCGACGCCGAGATCCAGCACGCCCTCGACGTGGCCCGCCTGCCCTACGAGCGGCCGGACGACCTCGCCGCGACGGTGGCCGAAGCGCTCGCGAACGACCGGATCGTGGCGTGGTTCCAGGGCCGCGCCGAGTTCGGGCCCCGCGCGCTGGGGCACCGCTCGCTGCTCGCGCACCCCGGCCACCGGAAGAACCTCGAGCGGCTCAACGACGTCAAGGGCCGCGAGCAGTTCCGCCCGGTCGCGCCGATGGTGCTCGCCGACCGCGCAGGGGAGTTGTTCGAGCGCGGCCCGATCCCGAGCCCCTACATGCTGTTCGTGCACGACGTCCGTCCGGAGTGGAGGGACCGCATCCCGGCGGTGACGCATGTGGACGGTACCGCGCGGATCCAGTCCGTGGACCGCGCCACCGAACCGCTCGTCGCCCGGATGCTGGCGGAGTTCGACGCGCGCACCGGGATCCCGGTCGTGGTCAACACCAGCCTGAACACGGCGGGCCGCCCGATGGTCGACTCGCCGCGCGATGCGCTGGAGTGCTTCGGTTCCAGCCCGGTCGACCTGCTGGCGATCGGCCCGTTCGTGCTGCGGAGGCCGGCATGA
- a CDS encoding manganese catalase family protein — protein MFRHTKLLQFEAKPERPDPYFARKLQELIGGAFGEMTVTMQYLFQGWNCRIEGKYKDLIMDTATEEIGHVEMLATMVARLLEGAPATATAEAAKDPVMAAVLGGMDPQQAIVGGGGALPADSNGTPWNGKYIVASGNLLADFRANAAAEAQGRLQTARLYNMTDDPGVKDMLKFNLARDTVHQKQWLRAIEELQADGLESDIAPNALLDEEDQTHNNTIWHLSDGPDGNKGSWSSGEDRIDYLMDPQPLGGPGSAPKPDPRLYGTYSPTQDAVGTVKGKAQSAVNKLT, from the coding sequence GTGTTCCGACACACGAAACTGCTGCAGTTCGAGGCGAAGCCGGAACGTCCGGACCCCTATTTCGCACGGAAACTGCAGGAACTGATCGGCGGCGCGTTCGGCGAGATGACGGTGACCATGCAGTACCTGTTCCAGGGCTGGAACTGCCGCATCGAGGGCAAGTACAAGGACCTGATCATGGACACCGCGACCGAGGAGATCGGTCACGTGGAAATGCTGGCCACCATGGTCGCCCGCCTGCTCGAGGGCGCCCCCGCCACCGCCACCGCCGAGGCCGCCAAGGACCCGGTGATGGCCGCCGTGCTCGGCGGCATGGACCCCCAGCAGGCCATCGTCGGCGGCGGCGGCGCACTGCCCGCCGACTCCAACGGCACCCCGTGGAACGGCAAGTACATCGTCGCCTCGGGCAACCTGCTGGCCGACTTCCGCGCCAACGCCGCCGCCGAGGCCCAGGGCCGCCTGCAGACCGCCCGGCTCTACAACATGACCGACGACCCGGGCGTGAAGGACATGCTCAAGTTCAACCTCGCCCGCGACACCGTCCACCAGAAACAGTGGCTGCGCGCCATCGAAGAACTCCAGGCCGACGGCCTCGAATCCGACATCGCCCCCAACGCCCTGCTCGACGAGGAGGACCAGACCCACAACAACACCATCTGGCACCTCTCCGACGGCCCCGACGGCAACAAGGGCTCCTGGTCCAGCGGCGAAGACCGCATCGACTACCTCATGGACCCCCAGCCCCTCGGCGGCCCCGGCAGCGCGCCCAAACCCGACCCCCGGCTCTACGGCACGTATTCGCCCACCCAGGACGCTGTGGGCACGGTCAAGGGCAAGGCCCAGTCCGCGGTCAACAAGCTCACCTGA
- a CDS encoding SigB/SigF/SigG family RNA polymerase sigma factor — protein sequence MTETRLAGTVEDNESSGDDTPTFADLAAAAPDDPRRERLRTALVTQYLSVAEHIARRFSGRGEAYEDLLQVARVGLINAVDRFEPDRGTDFLSFAVPTIMGEVRRHFRDASWSVRVPRRLKELHLQIGQASNELGQRLGRAPTPTEIARELDLTPDEVSEGLQAGNAYYAVSVDKPAGEDDEAASLADTLGEEDYGIETVENHEALQPLLRELAPRERTILMLRFFGNMTQTQIAKRVGISQMHVSRLLAQTLQQLRDKLTEEP from the coding sequence TTGACTGAGACGCGCCTCGCGGGCACCGTCGAGGACAACGAATCCTCAGGTGACGACACGCCCACCTTCGCCGACCTGGCTGCCGCCGCGCCGGACGACCCGCGCCGGGAACGGCTCCGCACCGCCCTGGTCACCCAGTACCTGTCGGTGGCCGAGCACATCGCGCGCCGGTTCAGCGGGCGCGGCGAGGCCTACGAGGACCTGCTGCAGGTCGCGCGCGTCGGCCTGATCAACGCCGTCGACCGGTTCGAACCCGACCGGGGCACCGACTTCCTGTCCTTCGCCGTGCCGACGATCATGGGTGAGGTACGCCGCCACTTCCGGGACGCGAGCTGGTCGGTGCGGGTTCCCCGGCGGCTCAAGGAACTGCACCTGCAGATCGGGCAGGCCAGCAACGAGCTCGGCCAGCGCCTGGGCCGCGCGCCCACGCCCACCGAGATCGCGCGCGAGCTGGACCTGACTCCCGACGAGGTCAGCGAGGGACTGCAGGCGGGCAACGCCTACTACGCCGTCTCCGTCGACAAACCCGCCGGTGAGGACGACGAGGCCGCCTCACTGGCCGACACCCTCGGCGAAGAGGACTACGGCATCGAGACCGTGGAGAACCACGAGGCCCTGCAACCGCTGCTGCGCGAGCTGGCCCCGCGCGAGCGCACGATCCTCATGCTCCGGTTCTTCGGGAACATGACGCAGACCCAGATCGCCAAGCGGGTGGGGATCTCCCAGATGCACGTGTCGCGCCTGCTCGCGCAAACCCTGCAGCAGCTGCGGGACAAGCTCACCGAAGAGCCCTGA
- a CDS encoding EamA family transporter: MTGELLALASAGCFGVTHFVNGVVARRAPGLTVSLYAQLGGTVVTLLVALFWSHPGTGGLLWGALSGAGTGIGVGFLYRAMSRDALSVVVPVSDVGAVALPVLAGLAVLGERPSPAAIAGIVLALPAIWLVSGGGRPGGPGVRDALIAGTGFALQFLAMKPVPLDAGLWPIGVSRAASVAVILPLVLTTRSALALRPRLAWPAAAAGALGSVAIVLYWVATHQQLLAVATVLAALYPAIPVVLALLFLGERLTRRQTVGICGAAAALALLALA, encoded by the coding sequence ATGACCGGTGAGTTGCTCGCCCTCGCCTCGGCCGGGTGTTTCGGCGTCACCCACTTCGTCAACGGCGTCGTGGCGCGCCGGGCGCCCGGCCTGACCGTGTCGCTCTACGCGCAGCTCGGTGGCACGGTCGTCACCCTGCTCGTGGCGCTCTTCTGGTCGCACCCGGGCACCGGCGGCCTCCTCTGGGGCGCTCTCTCCGGGGCCGGCACCGGCATTGGCGTCGGGTTCCTCTACCGGGCCATGAGCCGCGACGCGCTGAGCGTCGTCGTGCCGGTCAGTGACGTCGGCGCGGTCGCGCTGCCGGTCCTCGCCGGGCTCGCCGTCCTGGGTGAACGGCCCTCCCCGGCGGCGATCGCCGGCATCGTGCTCGCCCTGCCCGCGATCTGGCTCGTCTCCGGCGGCGGGCGTCCGGGCGGGCCGGGCGTCCGGGACGCGCTCATCGCCGGCACCGGGTTCGCGCTCCAGTTCCTCGCCATGAAACCCGTGCCGCTCGACGCGGGGTTGTGGCCGATCGGGGTCAGCCGTGCCGCCTCCGTCGCCGTCATCCTGCCGCTCGTGCTCACCACCCGCAGCGCCCTCGCGCTGCGGCCGCGCCTGGCGTGGCCGGCGGCCGCCGCGGGCGCGCTCGGCAGCGTCGCCATCGTCCTCTACTGGGTGGCCACCCACCAGCAGCTGCTCGCCGTCGCCACCGTGCTCGCCGCGCTCTACCCGGCGATCCCGGTCGTGCTGGCATTGCTCTTCCTGGGTGAACGCCTCACCCGGAGGCAGACGGTCGGTATCTGCGGGGCGGCCGCCGCCCTGGCGCTGCTCGCCCTCGCGTAG